The following coding sequences are from one Leptospira mayottensis 200901116 window:
- the mutS gene encoding DNA mismatch repair protein MutS yields the protein MNSEITGTSAEYWSDLAEALNTPMMKQFLTIKKDFPDTILFFRMGDFYEMFLEDAKIASSILDIALTKRQNAVPMCGIPYHSKDNYISRLLNAGKKIAICEQSKPEETGSKLMTRDVVRIITPGTVIEENLLSGFQNNYLAVLHLKKSLIYFAMADFSTGELFYSSASVTGLEKLVAELEKFRPSEICVPQSELSFFQKLEYFKGKEFTVLKDQPETSEKDQFQILSRYLDEYIRETYRDNKLVLREPRILSSGKFLEMDRETILNLELVENDKEKNHTLYSIFNFCNTAKGKRLLKQRILFPECDSIVLYSRWEKQDILFKTVLAPFVAALRDVGDIERILTRFRGNHTYPRDFRSILNSISTGIKLKMELETLSYPFLIPLEELKTLSEFIEERLHPGDDLPVILGNGPFLKTGFSAQLDKAREAGFKGKDWVLNLEAEEKKRTSLNTLKIRYNKIVGYFIEISRAQAEQAPKDYLKKQTLVGSERFTTPKLEEIERSILEADEIIQEIERAEFNRMVEEVLKYSSALLSFSEEIGDLDFQISVLTAKDKFGWIRPELSEDRSLDLVDSRHPVVEATLPPGQEFVPNSVYLDTQNQAIAVLTGPNMAGKSTFMRQIALNQILFQMGAFVPAKSARLPIVDKLFTRIGAGDNLTAGESTFYVEMKETANILNHYTEDSLILFDEVGRGTSTYDGMSIAWSILEYFSSLSVKPKTIFATHYHELTELSRLSGIFNLYLETLEKEDKVLFLRKVKVGKAKKSFGIYVAKIAGIPESIVKRATELLIDLESKKKEIRIQEAQPTLFTEPKPKTLPSETEESILKLKLEEMTPIEALKKLEDFQKKLRKQK from the coding sequence ATGAATTCAGAAATCACAGGAACGTCCGCAGAATACTGGAGCGACCTGGCAGAAGCGCTCAATACCCCTATGATGAAACAGTTTCTCACGATCAAAAAGGATTTTCCGGACACGATCCTATTCTTTCGTATGGGCGATTTTTACGAAATGTTTTTGGAAGATGCTAAGATAGCCTCTTCCATTTTGGACATTGCTCTCACCAAAAGACAAAATGCGGTTCCTATGTGTGGGATCCCCTACCATTCCAAAGACAACTATATCTCTCGACTTTTGAACGCGGGAAAAAAGATCGCAATCTGCGAACAATCCAAACCCGAAGAAACCGGTTCCAAATTGATGACAAGAGACGTGGTACGGATCATTACTCCCGGAACCGTAATCGAGGAAAATCTCCTTTCCGGATTTCAAAATAACTATCTTGCTGTTTTACATCTCAAAAAAAGTCTAATCTACTTTGCAATGGCGGACTTTTCCACAGGAGAATTATTCTATTCTTCCGCGTCCGTCACCGGTTTAGAGAAGCTCGTTGCAGAACTTGAAAAATTTAGACCCTCCGAAATCTGTGTACCTCAATCCGAACTTTCTTTCTTTCAAAAATTGGAATATTTCAAAGGTAAGGAATTCACAGTTTTAAAGGATCAACCCGAAACCTCAGAAAAAGACCAGTTTCAAATCCTTTCCCGATATTTGGACGAATATATCCGAGAAACATACCGAGACAACAAACTCGTTTTGAGAGAACCAAGAATTTTAAGTTCCGGGAAGTTCCTTGAGATGGACCGAGAAACGATTCTCAACCTCGAACTTGTAGAGAACGACAAGGAAAAGAACCACACTCTCTATTCTATATTCAATTTTTGCAATACTGCAAAGGGGAAACGACTCCTCAAGCAAAGAATTTTATTTCCGGAATGTGACTCTATTGTCCTTTATTCCCGTTGGGAAAAGCAGGATATTCTTTTCAAGACAGTTCTTGCTCCATTCGTTGCCGCGCTCCGAGACGTGGGAGATATAGAAAGGATTCTCACCCGTTTCAGAGGAAACCATACTTATCCAAGGGATTTTCGCTCCATCTTGAATTCCATTTCCACAGGAATTAAACTCAAGATGGAACTAGAAACCCTATCCTATCCATTTCTTATTCCTTTGGAAGAACTAAAAACTCTTTCTGAATTCATAGAAGAACGTTTACATCCGGGGGATGATTTGCCCGTAATTTTAGGAAACGGTCCTTTCTTAAAAACAGGATTCTCCGCACAACTGGATAAAGCGAGAGAAGCGGGTTTTAAAGGTAAGGATTGGGTCCTAAACTTAGAAGCAGAAGAGAAAAAAAGAACGAGCTTAAATACATTAAAGATTCGTTATAATAAAATCGTAGGTTATTTTATTGAAATCTCCAGGGCCCAAGCCGAACAAGCTCCGAAAGACTATCTTAAAAAACAAACTCTTGTAGGAAGCGAACGTTTTACTACTCCCAAATTGGAGGAGATAGAACGTTCGATATTGGAAGCGGACGAAATCATTCAAGAAATAGAAAGAGCGGAATTCAATCGTATGGTGGAAGAAGTTTTGAAATACTCTTCCGCGCTTCTTTCTTTTTCGGAAGAAATCGGGGACCTTGATTTCCAAATTTCTGTTTTAACCGCCAAAGACAAGTTCGGTTGGATTCGTCCCGAACTTTCCGAAGATCGTTCTCTGGATTTGGTGGATTCCAGACATCCAGTCGTGGAAGCAACTCTTCCTCCCGGTCAAGAATTTGTTCCCAACTCTGTCTATTTGGATACGCAAAACCAAGCGATCGCCGTTTTGACCGGACCAAACATGGCCGGTAAATCTACGTTCATGAGACAAATTGCTCTCAATCAGATTTTGTTTCAGATGGGGGCCTTTGTTCCCGCAAAATCCGCGAGACTTCCAATTGTGGATAAACTTTTCACTCGAATCGGAGCAGGAGACAATCTGACTGCGGGAGAATCTACATTCTACGTTGAGATGAAAGAAACCGCAAACATTCTTAACCACTACACCGAAGACTCTCTGATTCTTTTCGACGAGGTAGGACGTGGAACCTCCACCTATGATGGAATGAGCATCGCCTGGTCAATTTTGGAATATTTTTCCTCCTTATCTGTAAAACCCAAAACAATCTTTGCGACTCATTACCATGAACTTACGGAGCTTTCCCGTCTAAGTGGAATTTTCAATCTTTATCTGGAAACCCTGGAAAAAGAAGACAAGGTCCTATTTTTACGAAAGGTAAAAGTCGGTAAGGCGAAAAAATCTTTCGGAATCTATGTGGCAAAAATTGCGGGAATTCCGGAATCGATCGTCAAAAGAGCGACAGAACTTCTGATCGATCTGGAATCTAAAAAGAAAGAAATCCGAATTCAAGAAGCCCAACCTACTTTATTTACCGAACCGAAACCAAAAACTCTCCCGTCTGAAACGGAAGAATCCATTCTAAAACTAAAACTGGAAGAGATGACTCCAATCGAAGCCTTAAAAAAATTAGAGGATTTTCAAAAGAAATTAAGAAAACAAAAATAG
- the serB gene encoding phosphoserine phosphatase SerB, translated as MLLILTQKPYEIRKELLLGIGSFVSLKSEETFLLSSASVRTQGEWSCIEWKISRNLDLQELIELRAMFAKRNSDLLQIDYLLDPKKKSFFVFDMDSTLIQQEVIDELAKLAGVYEEVASVTKEAMEGNLDFHEALKKRCAHLKGLSSSIFTELYPKLKLNVGVENLLRGLKEKSYKTAVFSGGFIDILEMFQKQYGIDEIRANVLERQNGQFSGKVIGDIVDKNKKFEYLKMIRDREGISQSQVVAVGDGANDALMLNEAGIGIGFHAKEGLKKLIANWVDFAPLDVLLFLFS; from the coding sequence TTGCTTCTTATTCTTACTCAAAAACCTTATGAAATCCGAAAAGAACTTCTGCTGGGAATCGGAAGCTTCGTATCCCTCAAATCCGAAGAAACTTTTTTACTTTCCTCGGCCTCGGTTCGTACTCAAGGAGAGTGGAGTTGTATCGAATGGAAAATTTCCAGAAATTTGGATTTGCAGGAGTTGATTGAACTGAGAGCAATGTTTGCAAAAAGAAATTCAGATCTTCTTCAGATCGATTATCTTTTAGATCCGAAGAAAAAAAGTTTTTTCGTCTTCGATATGGATTCCACTTTAATTCAACAAGAGGTCATCGACGAATTGGCGAAGCTTGCGGGAGTTTACGAAGAAGTCGCTTCTGTCACAAAGGAGGCGATGGAAGGAAATTTGGATTTTCATGAAGCTCTTAAAAAAAGATGTGCTCATTTAAAGGGACTCTCCTCCTCCATTTTTACGGAACTTTATCCGAAACTGAAGCTGAATGTCGGAGTTGAAAATCTTCTTAGAGGTTTGAAAGAAAAAAGTTATAAGACTGCGGTATTTTCAGGAGGTTTTATAGACATTTTGGAAATGTTCCAGAAACAGTACGGAATAGACGAGATTCGCGCGAACGTTTTAGAAAGACAAAATGGCCAATTTTCGGGAAAGGTGATCGGTGATATCGTTGATAAAAATAAAAAGTTTGAGTATTTAAAGATGATTCGGGATCGAGAAGGAATTTCCCAATCCCAAGTGGTTGCCGTCGGAGACGGGGCGAACGATGCATTGATGTTAAACGAAGCGGGGATCGGAATCGGATTTCATGCAAAGGAAGGTTTGAAAAAACTCATTGCCAATTGGGTGGATTTTGCTCCGTTAGATGTTCTACTATTTTTGTTTTCTTAA
- a CDS encoding GDSL-type esterase/lipase family protein, whose product MAKHLPTLSLLFLFISCSVLIKKSYTDYTSSNFECWEGIGYRSSEKFEQYRDVWYKMRSIYREENQKIKTANAVFVGNSLIQLFPNEILAKEFPGAVNRGIGGDMTETLLERLEEDVISLNPKAIVLEIGGNDLIQGKCLYLIENNLVKILNKLTLSLPKTKIVILGIPPVRARSLNNISPVVNLAWISIIQSYKNVIFLDNWQWFREKDRSVLRQEFWLEQDEIHLNENAYKVWAEKLKPILLPYL is encoded by the coding sequence TTGGCAAAGCATCTTCCCACTCTTTCTTTGCTTTTTCTTTTTATTTCCTGTTCCGTTCTGATTAAAAAATCATACACAGATTATACCAGTTCCAACTTCGAATGTTGGGAGGGAATCGGATATCGTTCCTCTGAAAAGTTCGAACAGTATCGAGATGTTTGGTACAAGATGAGAAGTATTTATCGAGAAGAGAATCAAAAAATCAAGACGGCAAACGCGGTTTTTGTAGGAAACTCTCTGATTCAGCTGTTTCCGAATGAAATTCTTGCGAAAGAATTTCCAGGCGCTGTCAATCGAGGAATCGGCGGGGATATGACGGAAACTCTTTTGGAGAGATTGGAAGAGGACGTAATTTCTTTAAATCCGAAAGCGATTGTTTTAGAAATTGGTGGGAACGATCTCATTCAGGGAAAATGTCTCTATTTGATTGAAAATAACTTGGTTAAAATTTTAAATAAACTTACTCTATCTCTTCCCAAGACAAAAATAGTCATTCTGGGAATTCCTCCTGTGCGTGCTCGAAGTTTAAATAATATTTCTCCCGTGGTCAATCTGGCTTGGATTTCCATCATTCAGTCCTATAAAAATGTAATTTTTTTAGACAACTGGCAATGGTTCCGAGAAAAAGATCGTTCCGTCCTTCGCCAGGAATTTTGGCTCGAACAAGATGAGATCCACTTGAACGAAAACGCATACAAAGTTTGGGCCGAAAAATTAAAACCGATCCTTTTACCTTATCTCTAA
- the bioB gene encoding biotin synthase BioB has translation MSATLKTAEKIFSEISSVITKQEGLEILDGSVPLTACLDRAFQERNRYFYNKVRIHILDNIKNGYCPEDCGYCAQRKNANSGIKEYPMKSEAEIYEDAVQAKKNGAYRFCMVTSGTGPNRLTTEKLASTIRRITDELGMKVCLSAGLLDEEKAQVLKSAGLDRYNHNLNTSENHYPEICDTHTYEQRTQTLDSVSKAGIGMCSGVIVGMGESFRDIVDMAFELKSFRVISIPVNFFIPVKGHVIKNPSILTPELCVRILCLFRLVNPDSEIRIAAGREGHLRGLSAMALFAANSLFSSGYLNVKGSEIIETVTMIRDAGFVPELVDGGILPEDPGMEMPYSEKNFPELYKFKKS, from the coding sequence ATGTCCGCAACACTTAAAACAGCCGAAAAAATATTCTCCGAAATTTCAAGCGTAATCACCAAACAAGAGGGCCTAGAAATTTTAGACGGTTCCGTTCCATTGACTGCTTGTTTGGATAGGGCGTTTCAGGAAAGAAATCGATATTTTTACAATAAGGTCAGAATTCATATTTTGGATAATATCAAAAACGGTTATTGTCCGGAAGATTGCGGCTATTGCGCCCAACGGAAGAATGCAAATTCGGGAATCAAAGAATACCCTATGAAGTCCGAAGCTGAAATTTACGAAGACGCGGTTCAGGCTAAAAAAAACGGAGCCTACCGCTTTTGTATGGTGACTTCCGGAACGGGGCCGAACCGACTTACTACCGAAAAACTCGCTTCTACAATTCGAAGGATTACGGACGAACTTGGAATGAAAGTTTGTCTTTCTGCAGGTCTGTTAGATGAAGAAAAGGCCCAAGTCTTAAAATCGGCCGGTTTGGATCGTTATAATCACAATCTGAATACCTCTGAAAATCACTATCCTGAAATCTGCGATACTCATACCTACGAGCAAAGAACACAAACTTTGGATTCCGTTTCCAAGGCAGGGATCGGAATGTGTAGCGGGGTTATCGTAGGAATGGGGGAATCGTTCCGAGATATAGTGGATATGGCTTTTGAACTTAAGTCTTTTCGAGTGATTTCGATTCCGGTGAATTTTTTTATTCCGGTCAAAGGGCACGTGATCAAAAATCCCAGCATTTTGACTCCCGAACTTTGTGTGAGAATTCTTTGTCTTTTCCGTTTAGTGAATCCGGATTCAGAAATTCGAATTGCGGCGGGAAGAGAAGGGCATCTTAGAGGTCTTTCCGCAATGGCTTTGTTTGCCGCTAATTCTTTATTTTCTTCTGGTTATTTGAATGTAAAGGGTTCAGAGATAATCGAGACGGTCACGATGATTCGGGATGCGGGTTTTGTCCCGGAACTTGTGGATGGAGGAATCCTTCCGGAAGATCCTGGGATGGAAATGCCTTACTCGGAAAAAAACTTCCCGGAACTTTACAAATTTAAGAAATCTTGA
- the bioA gene encoding adenosylmethionine--8-amino-7-oxononanoate transaminase, which yields MIWYPFTLQFESNSPLKIERAKEEFLYDERGNSYIDAVSSWWVSIHGHNHPKIIQAVKNQLDKLDHVLLAGFTHDPAEKLASELLKITEGLFCRVLYSDNGSTAVEIMIKLAYQYFQNTGETNRRTFIKFNTSYHGDTIGAMSVGGNSVFNRVFQGLMFPTEEFLTPNCSFCPMKKKPDSCNVECVDPIEEFFQRNPKSVAGIVIEPLILGSGGMIFYKEEVLQRLEKISKKYGTLLLVDEVFTGFGRTGSLFAYQRAKIRPDLVAMAKGLSAGAAAIAATLTTDKIHSAFVTPEPEKGFYHGHTMTGNPIACSAALASIELLLAEGCLDQIARLESKLRDGLKKIAEEYPKAIRDCRVLGAVGVLELEVGNESGYNYSGNKILKKKFLEKGVLLRPLGNVIYITPPYSIKDSSLEKVFSAIRETLSEISFGN from the coding sequence ATGATTTGGTATCCGTTCACGCTTCAGTTCGAATCCAATTCTCCCTTAAAGATTGAGAGAGCAAAAGAAGAATTTTTGTATGACGAAAGGGGAAACTCTTATATAGATGCTGTTTCTTCTTGGTGGGTGAGTATTCACGGACACAACCATCCTAAGATTATTCAAGCCGTTAAAAATCAATTGGATAAACTCGATCACGTTTTGCTTGCCGGGTTTACGCACGATCCGGCTGAAAAACTTGCAAGTGAACTCTTAAAAATTACGGAGGGTTTGTTTTGTAGGGTTCTTTACTCGGACAACGGTTCCACCGCCGTCGAGATTATGATAAAACTTGCATATCAATATTTTCAGAATACGGGAGAAACGAATCGTAGAACATTCATAAAGTTTAATACTTCCTATCACGGAGATACAATAGGAGCTATGAGTGTAGGCGGAAATTCGGTGTTCAATCGGGTTTTTCAAGGGCTGATGTTTCCGACGGAAGAATTTTTAACTCCGAATTGTAGCTTTTGTCCGATGAAAAAAAAGCCTGATTCTTGCAACGTAGAATGTGTGGATCCAATCGAAGAGTTTTTTCAAAGGAATCCGAAGTCTGTTGCGGGAATTGTGATTGAGCCTTTGATTCTGGGTTCGGGGGGGATGATTTTTTACAAAGAAGAAGTTCTTCAGAGACTCGAAAAGATCTCCAAAAAATATGGGACTTTACTTTTGGTGGACGAAGTTTTTACCGGCTTTGGGAGAACCGGTTCGCTCTTCGCTTATCAAAGAGCCAAAATCCGGCCCGATTTGGTAGCGATGGCAAAGGGATTGAGCGCTGGCGCAGCCGCGATAGCAGCGACTCTTACAACGGATAAAATTCATTCCGCGTTTGTAACCCCCGAACCGGAAAAAGGGTTTTATCACGGGCATACGATGACCGGAAATCCGATTGCTTGTTCGGCGGCACTTGCTTCTATAGAACTTCTTTTGGCGGAAGGTTGTCTGGATCAAATCGCAAGGCTGGAATCCAAACTCAGGGACGGTTTAAAAAAGATTGCGGAAGAGTATCCGAAAGCAATTCGGGACTGCCGAGTTTTGGGAGCGGTTGGTGTTTTGGAATTGGAAGTAGGAAACGAAAGCGGTTACAATTATTCGGGGAATAAAATTCTCAAGAAGAAATTTTTAGAAAAGGGAGTGTTACTTCGTCCTTTAGGAAACGTGATTTATATCACACCTCCATATAGTATCAAGGATTCTTCCTTGGAAAAAGTATTTTCCGCGATCCGGGAAACACTCTCGGAAATTTCCTTTGGGAATTAG
- the bioD gene encoding dethiobiotin synthase — translation MAVFVGATGTDVGKTLFSSLILGKYGKSLGLKYFKPVQTGSDSDRVTLMNLTGLHESYFLKNYYSLSFAGSPHYASELEGVEIDSDELSRHLYSIRDEKIIVEGAGGLLVPLTRRILTLELIRQSEIPLILVAPVSLGAINQTLLAIEAVQNRKIDLKGIYFIGVPDKTTEDNIRTITEWSGVTLLGNFFMNSKEKMSRERFQIECLSRFDQCEVIKKMFV, via the coding sequence ATGGCAGTATTTGTCGGAGCCACTGGAACGGATGTAGGTAAAACTCTTTTTAGTTCTCTCATCTTGGGAAAATACGGAAAGTCTTTAGGGCTCAAATATTTCAAACCTGTTCAAACCGGAAGTGATAGCGATCGGGTCACTTTGATGAATCTTACGGGTCTTCACGAAAGTTATTTTCTCAAAAACTATTATTCTTTGTCTTTTGCTGGATCTCCTCACTATGCTTCCGAATTGGAAGGGGTTGAGATCGATTCGGATGAACTTTCCAGACATCTCTATAGCATTCGAGACGAAAAAATCATCGTGGAAGGAGCCGGTGGTCTACTCGTTCCGTTGACCCGAAGAATTCTTACTCTAGAATTGATCCGACAATCTGAGATTCCTCTCATTTTAGTGGCTCCTGTTTCTTTGGGTGCGATCAATCAAACACTTCTTGCAATCGAAGCCGTCCAAAATCGAAAGATTGATCTAAAGGGAATTTATTTTATAGGTGTTCCCGATAAAACCACGGAAGATAATATTCGAACGATCACGGAATGGAGCGGAGTGACTTTACTTGGAAATTTCTTTATGAACTCAAAAGAGAAAATGAGTCGGGAACGTTTTCAAATCGAATGCCTTTCCCGATTCGATCAGTGTGAAGTAATAAAGAAAATGTTCGTATGA
- a CDS encoding aminotransferase class I/II-fold pyridoxal phosphate-dependent enzyme — protein MNLNPSTFLQKASFVLESLKENFLFRSLEVPSGVDLSSNDYLGLTRHPELIESLKEGLDLYGVGSGASRLVCGHRNSFEIAEQICSEWIGTETALWVANGYAANLGLISCIANAKSEIFTDRLNHASILDGIRLSGAEKTYYKHLNLNHLEELLQKSKKKEKIIISESVFSMDGDFAPILDLLYLKNKYDAVLVLDDAHGIGVFGQSGEGRVAQVLGPERMKEVDFITYTAGKSLGLEGAWIGTSRIGKEFLINKMRTFIYSTAPMPAITHAVPTSISIVRSMRKEREDLLKRSDRFRISLEAKNYPKSTSESQIVPILFPSERTVLDSAEICKNNGLYVKAIRPPTVSVPRLRISIHSDTTEFVLEKLISLLPEF, from the coding sequence TTGAACCTGAATCCGTCTACGTTCCTTCAGAAAGCCTCTTTTGTTTTGGAATCTTTGAAAGAGAATTTTCTTTTTCGATCCCTGGAAGTTCCTTCTGGGGTCGATTTGTCCTCTAACGATTATCTTGGTCTTACCCGTCACCCCGAACTCATCGAAAGTCTGAAAGAAGGTTTGGATCTTTACGGGGTTGGCTCCGGAGCTTCCAGACTGGTCTGTGGACATAGAAATTCCTTTGAAATTGCGGAACAAATTTGTTCCGAATGGATTGGAACGGAAACTGCTCTGTGGGTTGCTAACGGTTATGCGGCCAATCTAGGATTGATTTCTTGTATCGCAAACGCAAAGTCGGAGATTTTCACGGATCGGCTCAATCACGCTTCGATTTTGGACGGAATTCGTCTTTCGGGCGCTGAGAAAACATATTATAAACATCTAAACTTAAATCATCTTGAAGAACTTCTCCAAAAATCCAAAAAAAAGGAAAAGATTATCATATCCGAAAGCGTTTTCAGTATGGATGGAGATTTCGCGCCGATTTTGGATCTTCTCTATCTCAAAAATAAATACGACGCGGTTTTGGTTTTGGATGACGCTCACGGAATCGGAGTTTTTGGACAAAGCGGAGAAGGTAGAGTGGCTCAGGTTTTAGGTCCTGAAAGAATGAAAGAGGTGGACTTTATTACTTATACGGCCGGGAAATCTTTGGGTTTGGAAGGCGCTTGGATTGGAACTTCCAGGATCGGAAAAGAGTTTCTGATCAATAAGATGCGGACCTTTATTTATTCTACGGCGCCCATGCCCGCGATCACACATGCGGTTCCAACTTCCATTTCAATCGTGCGGTCCATGAGAAAGGAAAGAGAGGATCTTTTAAAACGCTCGGACCGCTTTCGTATTTCTCTTGAGGCGAAAAATTATCCGAAGTCGACTTCCGAATCGCAGATTGTTCCCATTTTATTTCCTTCTGAAAGAACTGTTTTGGATTCCGCGGAAATTTGTAAAAACAACGGACTTTATGTTAAAGCGATCCGTCCTCCGACCGTGAGCGTTCCCAGGCTTCGAATCAGCATTCATTCCGATACAACGGAATTTGTATTAGAAAAATTGATTTCTCTTTTGCCGGAGTTTTGA
- a CDS encoding malate dehydrogenase, with translation MGKTVKVAVTGAAGQIGYSLLFRIASGQMFGADTAVEIQMLELEAALPAAKGVIMELEDCAFPLLQKVTISSDLDTAFRDINWALLVGSVPRKAGMERGDLLKINGGIFINQGKAIEKNAASDVRVLVVGNPCNTNCLIAMNNAKGIPTDRWFSMTKLDENRAKSQLASKAGVPVKEVTHLGIWGNHSSTQYPDFYNAKISGKPVTDVISDHEWLKGDFIKNVQQRGAEIIKARGASSAASAANGVVDTVRAIITPTASGDAFSAAIASDGSYGTEKGLVFGFPLKSDGKKVEIIQGLPFNDFAKEKFKTTHDELISERNEVKEML, from the coding sequence ATGGGTAAGACGGTGAAGGTCGCTGTTACAGGCGCTGCGGGACAAATTGGATATTCGCTTCTTTTTAGAATCGCTTCCGGACAGATGTTTGGTGCCGATACTGCGGTGGAAATTCAAATGCTTGAGTTGGAAGCGGCGTTACCCGCGGCAAAAGGTGTGATTATGGAACTGGAAGATTGCGCATTTCCTCTTCTGCAAAAAGTAACTATTTCCTCCGATTTGGATACTGCTTTTAGGGATATCAATTGGGCGTTGTTAGTCGGTTCCGTTCCTAGAAAAGCTGGAATGGAACGAGGGGACCTTCTTAAAATTAACGGAGGGATTTTCATAAATCAGGGAAAGGCGATCGAAAAAAATGCAGCCTCCGATGTAAGAGTTCTCGTGGTTGGTAATCCTTGTAATACAAATTGTCTGATCGCAATGAACAACGCAAAAGGAATACCAACAGATCGTTGGTTCTCAATGACTAAATTGGATGAAAACAGAGCGAAGTCACAGCTTGCTTCCAAAGCGGGTGTTCCCGTAAAAGAGGTAACCCATTTGGGAATTTGGGGAAATCATTCCTCCACTCAATATCCGGATTTTTACAATGCAAAAATTTCCGGTAAACCGGTAACCGACGTAATTTCCGATCACGAATGGTTGAAGGGAGATTTTATTAAAAACGTTCAACAAAGAGGAGCCGAGATTATCAAAGCAAGGGGAGCTTCCTCTGCGGCAAGTGCAGCAAACGGAGTTGTAGATACCGTCCGCGCAATCATCACTCCGACAGCCTCTGGCGATGCCTTTTCAGCGGCCATTGCTTCCGACGGGTCTTACGGAACTGAAAAAGGATTAGTTTTCGGATTTCCTTTGAAGTCTGATGGAAAGAAAGTGGAGATCATCCAAGGTCTTCCGTTCAACGACTTTGCGAAGGAAAAATTCAAAACTACTCATGACGAACTCATTTCCGAAAGAAATGAAGTGAAGGAAATGCTCTAA
- a CDS encoding DsbA family protein: MQDIIEKLKTREFRPLLILSAVFFIYILLTIFPLISYFSSDGVVQINGKSYTIKDVEKDNPQIARKFYAETNDRLSRILSEFASKKVVSLAAKERKVSEKDLLDPSIQSPSIEEMRAVYEQYKNSPALQGKSFDQVKSEIENHLVSQKKEEARNSLFSELRNQYNISIKVKELPPLRDDTIVAGNNPSIGPENAKVTVIEFSDFECPFCKRSQDVNAQLRAKYKDQIRWVFRDYPLSFHPNAMFAHIAANCSTSQGKYWEFFKVLFDNSGNLSKERVLDLARGMGFDMKTFSQCVNDASVRKEVEADMAEGEKYGVSGTPAFFINGIMIEGAQPIEAFTKVIDQELKN; encoded by the coding sequence ATGCAAGACATAATCGAAAAATTAAAAACAAGAGAATTCAGGCCTTTGCTCATTCTCTCTGCCGTTTTTTTTATCTACATCCTGCTTACAATTTTTCCGCTCATTAGTTATTTTTCTTCGGATGGGGTCGTTCAAATTAACGGTAAAAGTTATACTATCAAAGATGTCGAAAAGGACAATCCCCAAATCGCCCGTAAGTTTTATGCGGAAACAAACGATCGTCTCTCTCGTATACTTTCCGAATTTGCGAGTAAAAAGGTGGTTTCGCTCGCCGCAAAAGAGCGAAAAGTTTCCGAAAAAGATCTTTTAGACCCTTCGATCCAATCTCCGAGCATTGAGGAAATGCGCGCTGTCTATGAACAATATAAAAATTCTCCAGCGCTTCAGGGTAAGTCTTTTGATCAGGTTAAATCCGAAATTGAAAATCATCTTGTTTCCCAAAAAAAGGAAGAAGCGAGAAATTCTCTTTTTTCTGAACTTCGCAATCAATACAATATTTCCATAAAAGTCAAAGAGCTCCCTCCTCTTAGAGACGATACGATTGTTGCGGGTAATAATCCTTCTATCGGGCCGGAAAATGCAAAAGTTACCGTCATCGAGTTTTCCGATTTTGAATGTCCTTTCTGTAAAAGAAGTCAGGATGTGAATGCTCAGTTAAGAGCAAAATACAAGGATCAGATTCGTTGGGTATTTAGAGATTATCCACTTTCTTTTCATCCAAACGCCATGTTTGCGCATATCGCCGCGAATTGTTCCACGTCTCAGGGCAAATACTGGGAATTTTTCAAAGTGCTTTTTGATAACTCCGGAAATCTTTCGAAGGAAAGAGTTTTGGATTTAGCAAGAGGTATGGGTTTCGACATGAAAACGTTCAGTCAATGTGTGAACGATGCCTCGGTTCGTAAAGAAGTGGAAGCAGATATGGCTGAAGGTGAGAAATACGGTGTCAGTGGAACTCCCGCTTTTTTTATCAATGGAATTATGATAGAAGGTGCGCAACCGATAGAAGCGTTTACGAAAGTGATCGATCAGGAACTTAAAAATTAA